The following coding sequences are from one Neovison vison isolate M4711 chromosome X, ASM_NN_V1, whole genome shotgun sequence window:
- the BMP15 gene encoding bone morphogenetic protein 15, producing the protein MVLLSILRILLWGLLLFMEHRVQMVGQPSIAFMADDSSLPLIRELLEEAPGQQQRKPQVLGHPLRYMLELYQRSADARGHPRENRTIGATMVRLVRPLANVARPLRGPWHIKTLDFPLRPNRVAYQLVRAIVVYRHELHRAHFHLFCHMQPWLQKSQTNHFPSSGRGFSKPSFLSKAWTEVDITQHVRQRLWNPKGRRVLRLRFMCQHQKGSEILELQWHGTSSLDTAFLLLSFNDTHESVQKAKLHPRGLEKFMERDSSLLLRRARQADSIISGVPGLSGEHDRTQSKKCSLQRFQVSFHQLGWDHWIIAPYLYTPNYCKGSCPRVLHYGLNSPNHAIIQNLVNELVDQSVPQPSCIPNKYVPISILLVEANGSILYKEYEDMIAQSCTCR; encoded by the exons ATGGTCCTCCTCAGCATCCTTAGAATTCTTCTTTGGGGACTGTTGCTTTTTATGGAACACAGGGTCCAAATGGTAGGGCAGCCCTCTATTGCCTTCATGGCTGATGACTCTTCCTTGCCCCTGATTCGGGAGCTGCTAGAAGAAGCTCCTGGCCAGCAGCAGAGGAAGCCCCAGGTCCTCGGGCACCCTTTGCGGTACATGCTGGAGTTGTACCAGCGTTCAGCTGATGCACGTGGGCACCCTAGGGAGAACCGCACCATTGGGGCCACCATGGTGAGGCTGGTGAGACCCTTGGCCAATGTAGCAAGGCCTCTCAGAG GCCCCTGGCATATAAAGACCCTGGATTTTCCTTTGAGACCAAACCGAGTAGCATACCAGCTAGTCAGAGCCATTGTGGTTTACCGCCATGAACTCCACCGAGCTCATTTCCATCTCTTCTGCCACATGCAACCCTGGCTCCAGAAAAGCCAAACCAATCACTTTCCTTCTTCAGGAAGAGGTTTCTCAAAGCCTTCATTTCTGTCCAAAGCTTGGACTGAAGTGGATATCACACAACATGTTCGCCAAAGGCTCTGGAATCCCAAAGGACGCAGGGTTCTACGACTCCGCTTCATGTGCCAGCATCAAAAAGGTAGTGAGATTCTTGAACTTCAGTGGCATGGCACTTCATCCTTGGACACTGCCTTTTTGTTACTCTCTTTCAATGACACTCATGAGAGTGTTCAGAAGGCCAAACTTCACCCCAGAGGTCTGGAGAAATTCATGGAAAGGgactcttctcttctcttgcGGAGGGCCCGCCAAGCAGACAGTATCATATCTGGGGTCCCTGGCCTCTCTGGGGAACATGATAGGACTCAAAGTAAAAAGTGTTCCCTCCAACGTTTCCAGGTCAGCTTCCACCAGCTGGGCTGGGATCACTGGATTATTGCTCCCTACCTATATACCCCAAACTACTGTAAAGGATCCTGCCCTCGAGTACTACACTATGGTCTCAATTCTCCCAATCATGCCATCATCCAGAACCTTGTCAATGAGCTGGTGGACCAGAGTGTCCCTCAGCCCTCCTGTATTCCTAATAAGTATGTTCCCATTAGCATCCTTTTGGTTGAGGCAAATGGGAGTATCTTGTACAAGGAGTATGAGGATATGATTGCTCAGTCCTGTACATGCAGGTGA